The sequence aaataagaaaaaattatagGAGAAACCCCTCTGGAGATGCAGGAAGTACAGGAGCATCTCCTTCCCaaagctggagagcagagcatgACAAGAGAGatattgaggggctggagcatgtccagagaagggaactgAGCTGGGGGAGGACTTggaacaccaggagcagctgagggagctgggaaaggggctcagcctggagaaaatgaggctcagggggaccttCTGACTCTCCaaaactccctgacaggaggggacagccagggctgggtcaggccctgcacccagggaaTAAGGGACAGGAAAGGAGGAACAGGCCTCAAACTACAttaggttggacatcaggaagaatttcttcatggaaagggtggtcaggaATTGGAAGGGGCTactcagggaggtggtggagcccccatccctggagtgtcccAGGAACTCGAGGATGTGGCACTCCGAGCTCTGATGGGAATGCTGGAGCCACAGGGCTCAGGGttagaagaaaacaagaagaaagTTGGGAGGCACCACAGGACAAGACAATGACCACAATACTTTATCTATTCCTCATGTTTGATGTCCACAGCCTCCTGGGGGAATCTGGCCAAGCTGTTCAGTTCTTCAGAGTCCATCTTCTCCCAGCAGGTGGAGAAGGACACGGAATGGGACTCCCTGGCACCTCATGGGCGAGCCAGCCGGGGCCCTGGGCACGCACTGAGGTTGCACAGGAAGCTCTGGCAGCAGTAGGAGGTGTAGGTGGCCAGGCCCAGGAGGAAGTTGTGGTGTGGGCAGGTGCTGGAACACTTCTTGGTGATCCTCTTCCAAATGGACAAAAAGCCTGACCCAGAGAAGGGAGAGAGCAGGATTAGCAATGGGGTTTGTTGAGGGATCCTTGTGCAGGATGGAGTTGGGTTGATGAGTCCCACAGTCCTTTACAACCCCAGAGATCAGCATGAGACCCATCCTAGTCCCACCACAGCCTAGGAATTGTTGGGGACCTCCTACACAAGGAATTCCATATCCATGCTGGGCATCCAGCACTTCCCATCAAGACTTTTTTAGGTGTACAATGACAACGTTCATTCCTGGATTTAAATCACATTatcagccttccctgctggaAGAAATAATTCTATTTCTCTCTATATCTGGCTTAGATCAGAaatggcagcaggaccagggaagtgatttttcccctttcttatCGCTAGCAAGGCCCCACCTCAAATCTTGGTATCAGTTTTTGGGCCCTCATAACAACAAAGaacctgaggagctggagcatgtccagagaagggaatggagctggggaagggtctggagcaccaggagtagctgagggagctggtggggctcagcctggagaaaaggaggatcaGGGGGGACCTTTTCACTCTCCACAACTCCctgagggtgcagccaggtttGGTTTTTAGGCTCTGctcacagggaaaaaggaatcaatgttgaaatttatttattcttcctctgaaggatCCTTCTTCTTTTCTCAATATCCCCTGATTTTCAGTGCAGGAATAAAACaacagctgaagagaaaaatctcCATGTGTGATGGGGaggagaattttaaactttcagcACCGCCAGGTTGGGTTAGAAAGGCCTCCACCTCCAACTTGTGCTTCCCAACGACTCCTCAGCCCCTCACAAATCCAGCCCAGACCTCACATCCCATTCCTGAGTGCCCAGAAGGGGATCCAGAGGCAGCACCTACCAATTCCTACAGAGGCCACGTTGGTGACACAGTACTCGTCCTTGTCCGAGCACTTCTCGGCCTTCAGGCAGCTCCAGTTGCTTTGCTCCCAGTTGCAGGTGTAGCAGTACAGGGAATTTGCTGCAGGAAGAGACACAAAACAAGGGAAGGGGGAGATGGAATCATCCTGGCTTGTGCTGAggcctgggaggagcagggcaggggttgTTCCTCTGTGCTGAGGCCATgcctcaaatcctgtgtccagttttgtCCCCTCATGACAAGAAAGactctgaggggctggagcgtgtccagggaagctggggaagggtctggagcaccaggagcagctgagtgagctgggaaaggggctcagcctgcagaaaaggaggctcaggggggatcTTTTGGCTctccacaactccctgacaggagggtgcagccagggctgggtcaggctctgctcccagggaacaagggccaggaaaggaggaaaaggccTCAAACTACAttaggttggacatcaggaagaatttcttcatggaaagggtggtcaggcactggaaggggctgcccagggaggtggtggagtccccatccctggaggtgtccaaggaacgCCTGGACGTGGCACTTAGAGCTCCAGTGGTgatcaaaggttggacttgaggatcttggaggtcttttctagcctaaatgattctagattctgtgaaatgcagcaaaaaTCATCCCCTACTTTTCATGGAATATTAAATATACAAGGTTCAGGTCTGATAAAAGCCATGGGGCTGAAAGACCCAGTCCACTCTTCCAATGTCACATCCAgcttggccttggacacttccagggatggggcagccccagcttcactgggaatcctgtgccagggcctcaccatcctcacagggaagaattttttccatatatccaacctaaatttcccctccTTCAATTTGATAGGCCGAGGGCACCAAGTTTGGTGTGATgcttggagcagggaagggcagggactCCTGGAGGAGTTTCCAAGGCTGTCCCAAGGCGTGGGGTCACTTTTTCTACTTGCTGGGGACTATTAAACTGCAGCCTAATTAGGCAGAATGCACTGGCAGATGAAGAGGGTTAATTGGGACCTCCACCGCTTAGATAAGCCAGACTCCCACGCCTTTGTGTTTGGGTGGGACATCAATGCCcccaaaaataaatccagaacCTTGATTAAAGGACAGAGAAGATGAGGAGAAAGATTTCTTACTCTTTGCTGTGAGAATTCAGCCCAAAAACACACGCAGTGAACGCCTTATTTTTACTGCCTGGATAATCCAATGTGGATTAGGCCAGGCTTCATTTTGGCACTGAGGACAACCTCCCTGTCTCCCGGGCCTTGTTAACACTTGGAAATCTGTCAGGATCACTGTTCTGGTGAGTGAACAAAGCTAAATAGCAGAAAGGTATTCTTAGGCCACAATGTGCCAGAAATAACTATTCCAAGGAATTCTTTTTCTGCACCAGACGTGTGGCACAATTCCAAGCGCTGGCAAagcctgtcctgctctccaaaatgaggaaaaggttTATTCTCTCTGCTCTATAGAGGATATGGGATCATATTCCTTAAAGAAGGCTTTGATTTAATTTACCATCCATGAAATAAAATGCACCATCTACAACACAAATACTCTGCAAATACCCACCACCACTAACCCATTCAGCCCACATCCCAACCTCTCCCTAATTCCCCAATTTTGTCCCAAAATCTCTGAAGTCAGCAAGCTGTGGGCTCTTGAAGATGGGTAGAAACAACTGTACAGGGCCAGATGTTGGAGGTGTGGCCCTCATTGACCAAGAAAACAGAGCATTGTGCTGTCTTCATCAAGATTTAGGAATAACCACAGCCTTGCACCACCCCGACAGGACAACACCCTGCAAAGTCTCTCAAAGGCAGACCAGTGGGAACTGTCTGTCTTGTTTCCATAAAAATCCAACAAGACAGGGAAATTTCCaactaaaaattaaacttttcaCACACCCAGATTGAGATTCAAGGtgaacaaccccaaaacaagcACTGTACCCTTCATCTGCACCATTCCAAGAGCTGAGGAGCTCTCTTCCATGATTTCTCCCCCGGGATATGAGGCATTCCTACCTTTAAAACACCCAGCTATACTTTATCTAGGAGCAAACCTCACCTTGAGCTGCAAATAGGACCAAAGCCAGCACCGCAAGGAGGGAGAACTTCATCTTCTCCCAGTCGTCTCCGCAGCCCAGGAAAAACACCCTCACCTGGGGACAGGATATAAATCTCCCCTGCCTTTGGACGGGGTGATGAGGAAGCCAACGATTTGGAAAGAGTGGGCAGGGATCATGGATTAGATGAGAGGCCAGGAATGCTTGTGGGTTGTTTTCTCACCTCGGCATTGCCTTCAGGCTGGGCTGGTGATTCCAGGGAGCAGTGAAAGCACTCTGGGAATTCACAGCATGTATTGGGATTAATCCTTTAATTCATCTCTGGTCAGGCCAACAGTGCTGTTGATGTCTGGGTGGGGGTTTTGTTCTGATCATTGCATCTGTGGCCAGGTTATTTCCTTTACTCCaaggaaaatggaaacaaatGGTATAAATTAATGGAATTGTCTGGGTGGATTATGTCAAGCCCGTTTCCAGGGTTAGACCTGGAGAATTCCCAATATCTACAGGCAGGGTAAACCAAGCTGGATATTCATGGGAACAGGAAATGCATCACTTGGTTACCTACAAAGTcttaaatcacaaaatcatcaaatggtttgggttggaatggacttTAAAtaccatctcattccaaccccctgccagggacagggacaccctgcactgtgtccatccaacctggttttaaacacttccagcaAGGGTTAAAAACATCTTTGTCCCCTTGGAGCGTCCAATTCAAAGTCCCACTCAATGCCAGTCAGACAAAAACATTCCCAGCCTTCATAATTTCTCATCATGAaaggggaggagctggagctgataACTTCATCCCTTCTGGGGCTTCAATCCGACTGCCTGTCCCACTTGTGCTTCCAAGGAAGGAGTTATCAGCATGTCTAGTGCTGGCCATCAGCTGACACCTCCATGAATCACCAAGCCACCAAGGAGCAGAGAGGGTGAAGCAGGAGGAGCCCCTTGGAGTGAAGCCACTTGGGCCATCAGGTGTCTGCTTATCCCTTCCTTCTCCACCCTGGAAAGAGAGCAGAGACTGAGACAGCCTGGGACTTGGGAGATGGGAAAGCAGAAGAGGCAGAGGGTCCAAAAACACGTGGAAGAAAGATGGATGAGGCAAGGGTTAAAATGATTGGGGGTCAACATGATTTTCTTGTCAGGAGCCAAGTGAGATgagaaaaattcccagaaaCAGAGGAGATGCTCATCCAAGACATTCAGAGCATCCAGTGGGATCAATCACTGACCACAGTGAAGGCACGGCCAGAGGACATTCAAAGAGGCACCAAAACCCACCACATCTTCCTTTTCAAGGAAACAAAAGCTGGGGGAAATCTTGCAGAGAGCTTTTTTTGCTTGATTCACACATATTTTGGAGGTTTCTCACACCACCGGCTCTGCTGGCGTAACACTGGATCAACAGGATGGGGAAGTCATCCCTGATAACCTCAGGAGCACTGGCCAATCCTCACCCATGGATCTACACCTGGGTGTGGAGAGGATAAACCACATCTCTTGCCCAAGAGATGAAGCCATGCCAGGTTCAGGGACGGCGTGCCCCAGGAATGCCGGaggtgtgtccatgtgtccgtGCTGCCAGGTGTCACAAGGCAGTGACCAAAGAGCAGGACCTGTTCCAGGGAATAAGGATTGGCCAGCCTGATTCATCGTGGCATCAGGGGTGACTCTGTGGGGGAGTCTGGAAGTCAGCCTGGGAAGCCAAGgctcagcatcctgcagcagtgggagcaccCTGGAAAAGCTCTGTCCTTTTGTTTTCACCAGTTTTAACtggttttttgagggaaaaaatgggaaaataattatGTAACTCTTCAGTATGGTTGGGATTGTGGACTCTTCACTCCTAGAAGTGTTgaaagccaggttggacagggcttggagcaacctgggatagtggaaattgtccctgcccgtggcagagGGTTGAAGCAAGAGGGTCTTTGAggtcccttttaacccaaaccattccatcaTTAACAAAGTTTCTTCCCTCAGTTCCAATGACACAAATAATCTCCTGCCTGACACAGATCCAGAGAGAAATCACCAAATCCAGATTAAAATCTGCTCCTCACTGACAGCCAGAAGAGGCTCTCCAAGGCCATGGGAAGTGGTCCACCACAGCTCCACTGGCAGGAATGGCCTGAGGGACAAGTGGGGTGATGGACAAAAGTGCACGATGGGTCagttcccattttgggggttgCCAGTGGCCCACTGAACCAGATTTTTGGGAAGTTACCATCGTGGCCTTGGGGATGTGTGATGCAGGTGTGAGGTGTGGCACTGCCATGGCTGGCATTTCCTCAGGATGGTGGTGTCACCCTGGATGGCCAGCACATGGAAGCAGCATGACTGGAGCATGGAAGGCTTGGCTGGGTCAGGGCAAAGATCTGGAAAAAAAGGTGTCCCAGTATCCGCAGGCTACAGCTGCGGCAGtaaattcagcttttccaggaCCATCCCCAACACAGAGGCCAAGAGGCGGATATCAGTCTCCTGGGAATAATCCTTCCTTTGTGCCACCTCCTCTGTTTTATTCCAGGTATTCCATGGAGTAATGATGCTTGATCCATCCCAGAACCTTGCCAGGGAATAAAACCTACAATTAAACCAACTAATTAAACGCTGTGGATGATGTTCAGACCAGGGATGTTTCTAGCAACTGTTTATTTCCCTAGCTTAGGGTTCATCCTTGGAGATCAGGTTCTTGCAGGCGTTTGAATCACATCCTTCAGGATGAGAACTCAATCCTGGATTTTACTTTTGGCTCTGGAACACTGTGTTGTTGGAGCCATGGAAATGTGGCTTTGTTTGCCTGACTCTCTGGAATGTTCTGGCTGTTGAATCTTCCTGGATGTAGAACAGAGACTGGAAGTCAAGGAAGAGGGATCTGCTCATTTTTTGGGAGCCTTATACAAGGTTCTTGTCAAAAATGGCCCCAGAAAAGTTTTTTTATCTCCACATAGGAAACCCAGTGATGAGGAACAACAGAAACATCATGGGACCTTTTCCTGCTATATGTCCTGAAGTTTTTACCCACTCAGTTCCCCTGTGGTCAGAGGGTGACACATCTGCCTCATCCCTTCTCAGGTGGAACCTCAGGAGATTCCCAGATAATTCCATCTGTCCCTCTGTTCTGCCATTCCCCACCCAGTCCTAGCACATCAGAGGTTGCAGGATGGAATTGATTCTCAGCTCCAGGGATATCCCAGCCCCAAATAAAACCCATTGAAGTAATTGCAGAGTCTCGCTCCccatccttcttttttttttttttgtggagtttttgaGGGAGGAAGAGGCCAAATATGGCACCACTTTTTGCCAGGAATTGCAGCACTTTGAAGGACACGTGGCCCTGGGAGAAGAGGAACTGTGTGTGTTGAGCATCTCCTGGATGAGTGAGAGCTCCAGCTCTTCCCCTCCTCAACCCAACAACAATGAAAAGTGattttccctccctctttttttccatcCCTTCTCCACAGGGATTTCTCTGTGCTAATCCTGCAGGGCTCATTCTTTGCATCCTGCCTGGTTGTGACCTTGTCAAAATCAGGACACTGAGGTGAGCTGCCACCACCATATCCCCAACACAGACCTGGCCTCACCTCAGACCCTCACAGGTGCTCAGATTCCAGGGAAACCAAGAGGAGCTTGGAGTTCATCCCACAGAGGCTTAAGTCCTTTGCTTAAGTCCAAAATCATGGAAGGACTTGATCcttgtggctgctcctgccaaTCCTCAACAcctttccccattcctggaTGCTCTCCATGTCTATTTCCATGGGGAAGAGACGCTCAGGATCAGGAACCAAGCAAGGTGTTGAAATCCTGAGACTTTGCCCTTTGGCTTCCTCTCTTCCAAGCAGGGCAGAAAAATGGTACCCCGGggccatcccaaatccctggttATGGATATTACCTGATTTTATGGTGTCTTTGGGGCTCCTGTATTGCCCAAATCCTAATCCAGCTGGATCTGGATTAGGTCACAAAAAGGATTATAGCTGGGGATTAATGGGGGGATCCAACAGCCCTTCGAGCTTCCCTGGGGCTGGAATCACTGCAGAAGGGCTGTCATGGAATCTATACCAATAATACATGAAAAATCCATGCACAATTCCAAGGGCTGTTGAACAGCTGTCCACAGTTTTTAATTGTTAATGTGTTCCTCAGCGTGGCTTTGACCTGACCAAGTAGGACCATCCCTGAAAATCTCAAATCCAAAATCCTAGACCTTCTCCAGAGAGGGCACTGGAACAATACCACTGGAGCTGTAAATCCATTATTTTTCAAGACTTTTTTCCCGTAAACCTCCTGAAATTTCCATCTGGCTGAGACAcgcagagagctggagctgtgctgatcTGGATTGCATCTTCCTCCTACTCACTTCAATTTGTTTTATTCCCTGTGTAATTCCATGAACAACCTGTTCccagccaccagccctgctATGAGTCAGCTCTCCACAAAAAGAGAATAAACAATAAACATCTTGGaattgtttttggtttgttttttttgggtttttttaatggtagATGTAGAGGGAATATTTATATGagatattggggaaaaattcttgcctgtgagggtggtgagaccctggcacaggttgtctATATAAATTGGAACCCCTGGAacgtccaaggccaggttggattgggcttggagcaacctgggagagtggaaggtgtccccaccTGCAGAGGATGGAACATGATgagcttttccaacccaaaccattccatgattctgagGAATCAGGATGGGACAAGAAGCTTCCAAGGGCACCTCAAGTCTGTATGCCAAGATTTTTTTGGGAGCTGTGACAGCAAGAAGGACAAACaacctccagcacagctcttaATATATCTCTCTCTGTTGACTTCCTAAATATCCCAGaatgggaattcctggatttccgtggtgctgcatccagccagGAGAAACCACTCTGTGAGGACCAGGACCCCAGTTTTGATTTTCCAGTTGGAGTCAATTTTGGAGCCTTGGGAAGGGCTTGTTCCCACTGTGCCCGTGTGGATTTCTCTCCTGTGACTCTACAGAATATCCTAAGGTGGAAATGCATCTCAAGGATCATCCAAGTGCTGCCCACTCCAGGAAAATAAGGACTAATCCTATGCTGAACAACAGGGAGAAATCTGGATTGAGGCTTTTCCATGAATGTTAATTCCTGTTTTGAAGACaactcatggaatcatggaatggtttttgttgttgaagATCATCTCagtccagccccctgccatggacaaggacaccttccactgtcccaggttacTCAGatcctcatccagcctggccctggacacttccagggatggggcagccacagcttctctgtgccagggcctcaccccATCCAATCACTCCATACCTGCCCTTCTCTCCCATCCCACATTTCCCCTTCTCCAGGCCTCCAAGCCAGAATTTCCCTATTCTGTGTCCTTGAATCGGAGGCACAAATCCTTCATCCTGCGCTGAGTTATGGCTTGGTGCTGCTATTTATACAAATCTACAGCTGCTCCATGCAAAGCTAAACAAAAGCAGAGCTAATTAGCCAGAACCACTTGGTCAATTAGGAAAATTGCTTTCCCCACTCAGTcgagattaaaaaaaaaaaaaaagctgcaggcagctcaAGACAAACTCAGTCTGAGCAAATCTGGGAAGCCTCAATCCAGAGGTTTTACAGACTTGAAGCTGGTGACCGGGTAGTAAAATCATGGAGTGGGTTGTGTAAAGGggctttaaagatcatccagtttcacccctgtcatgggcagggacaccttccactatcccagggtgctccaagccacatccaacctggccttggacacttccagggatggggcagacacagctactctgggaattccattccagcccctcattactctcacagccaagaattccttcccaatatcccatctatccctgccctctggcagtgggaagccattccctgtgtcttGTCCCTCCATTCCTttgtcccaaatccctctccagctctcctggagccccttcaggcactgcaaggagctctgaggtctccctggagccttcccttctccaggctggacattcccagctctcccagctgcatCCTTTGGAACATCTCCAGGGCCTCACATGGACTTGCTCCATcagctccacatcctcctgATCTCAGATCTGGACTCTGTGCTCCATATGGGTCTCACCTGAGTGAGGCAGAGGAGTATCCATAGAAAATACCAAATTAAAGGGATAACGAGCAACCTTGTCTTGGACTCAAAGAGGAAGACCTGGCTTGAATAATTCTCTGTTCTATTTCTGGAGTTTCATCTCCGGCTTTTGTCGTTTTTGTggtgttattttatttttcccagcaCACAGGAGGGCCCTGCGAGGAtgacccagcacagccccttggAGGAGCTGTGTCAAATGTGAGAACATAGaggaaaatcaaacaaataaaatgaataaaaaatacatagagctttttctttaataacAAAAGGGAgtcaggggctgtgcagcctcaGTTCAGCCAGGTTTTTGCTGAAAGGGCCACACTCCAAAGCCTGCCCTAGTGGCTGGAggaaaaatggaatgaaattgTGGCTGTAGCCATCCAGTGGAGGGTCCCACAGGCAAAGGAAGAGaagccaaattttaaaaaaagggattGTGCCGAGTTCCTGGGCTTGGAAGAGCAGCCAGACCTTCTGGGTCCAGTTTATCTCCCCTCACCACCTTcaactcccagccccagcagcagcagaatttgcTTTGAGGGCATTTGAGTTCATTTCATGCCTGGTTTTGTCATAAATCCAATATTGgacccagggatgctcaggagaGGGGTGGAAATGGAGATTTGAGccctccaggtgtcccctccaACTGAAGTGCTGCTTCCTGCACCAGGAATGAACTGTGGGAAAGTCAGAATTTGTTTCTGCCTGGGGGAGAGTCCAGACTGGAACAGGAGCCCAAATTAAGGCTGGTTGAGTTAACTGCCACCCCATTCTCCTCCACCTTGTCAAATCCAGCCTTCAGGAGTAGagaaaatcccaacaaaacattgagaaagagacagaagaaaTTCCACAGAATGAGCTCACTCAACTCCAAGTGACCCTGGGAAGGGATTGGAGACTTCCTTGTTGTCCCATCCTGCCAGGAAAATCTGTCTGCCCTGTTTCGAAGGGGAGGGGCAGCCTGGATGCCACCCAGCCACCTGGAAATTTTTTGGGAACTAATCAGCTGTCTGCCTCCTGCAACACAGGGCAATCCCAGGGAACCTCTGGAAGTTCCTACAGTCTGGAGAGACATCACATCACTTGGAAGAGGCACTTTTTACACTAGGAtggggggaatggcttcccactcccacagggcagggtcagatgggatattggaaaagaattcttccctgtgaagcTGGCGAGGccctggaatggaattcccaaagatgtgctgcccccatccctggaagtattggatggggcttggagcaaggcCCTTcatggcagggggatggaattccatgattttaaaggtcctttccaacacaaaccaatccatgattccatgatccctCTTCCTTCCAggctcacagcagcagaaggaattcaggagcctccctgcagctgggagagccTTTATCCCAAAGCTGATTCCTGAGCCAAGCCAATCAAATCACAATTACAGCTTAATCCCAGCTTGGATTAAGAATATTAACAAAGTAATTTATTGGGatttctcctgccccagcctgccaTGGCTCAGGAATAAATTCTGGAGAAGCCAATTTCAGGGCTTGGGACAACTCAGCTGAGCTTTTCCtgattctttattttgttttg comes from Zonotrichia leucophrys gambelii isolate GWCS_2022_RI chromosome 2, RI_Zleu_2.0, whole genome shotgun sequence and encodes:
- the LOC135443431 gene encoding lymphocyte antigen 6E-like, giving the protein MKFSLLAVLALVLFAAQANSLYCYTCNWEQSNWSCLKAEKCSDKDEYCVTNVASVGIGFLSIWKRITKKCSSTCPHHNFLLGLATYTSYCCQSFLCNLSACPGPRLARP